Proteins encoded within one genomic window of Lynx canadensis isolate LIC74 chromosome B2, mLynCan4.pri.v2, whole genome shotgun sequence:
- the PDCD2 gene encoding programmed cell death protein 2, with the protein MAVASAGPAELGFVEAAPAWRLRSEQFPSKVGGRPAWLGAAGLPGPEELACALCGRPLAFLLQLYAPLPDRADAFHRCLFLFCCRVPPCCAGLRVFRNQLPRKNDFYSYEPPSENPPPETGESVCLQLKSGAHLCRVCGCLGPKTCSRCHKAHYCSKEHQTLDWRLGHKQACTQSEYLDRTIPDHNFLFPEFEIVIETEDEITPEVVEKENESEIIGSMGEVPEEELDSMAKHESREDKIFQKFKTKIALEPEQVLRYGRGIAPIWISGENIPQEKDIPDCPCGAKRIFEFQVMPQLLNYLKADTLGRSVDWGVVAVFTCAESCRLGIGYTEEFVWKQDITDTP; encoded by the exons ATGGCGGTGGCCAGCGCGGGGCCGGCTGAGCTGGGCTTCGTGGAAGCAGCGCCGGCGTGGCGGCTGCGCAGCGAGCAGTTCCCAAGCAAGGTGGGCGGGCGGCCGGCGTGGCTGGGCGCTGCCGGGCTGCCGGGGCCAGAGGAGCTGGCCTGCGCGCTGTGCGGCCGCCCGCTGGCCTTCTTACTGCAGCTCTACGCGCCGCTGCCCGACCGAGCCGACGCCTTCCACCgctgcctcttcctcttctgctgcCGGGTGCCGCCGTGCTGCGCCGGTTTGCGCG tttttagaAATCAGCTACCCAGGAAAAATGACTTTTACTCATATGAACCACCTTCTGAGAATCCTCCTCCAGAGACAGGAGAGTCTGTGTGCCTCCAGCTCAAGTCTGGTGCTCATCTCTGCAGAGTTTGTGGCTGTTTAGGCCCCAAAACATGCTCCAGATGTCACAAGGCACATTACTGCAGTAAGGAGCATCAGACTCTAGACTGGAGATTGGGACATAAGCAGGCTTGTACACAATCAG AATATTTGGACAGAACAATTCCAGACCACAACTTCCTTTTTCCAGAATTTGAAATTGTAATAGAAACAGAAGATGAGATTACACCTGAagttgttgaaaaagaaaatgaatcagaaattaTAGGAAGCATGG GTGAAGTACCTGAGGAGGAATTGGATTCCATGGCGAAACATGAATCCAGGGAAGATAAAATTTTCCAGaagtttaaaactaaaatagCCCTTGAGCCAGAACAG GTTCTCAGATATGGCAGAGGGATTGCACCCATCTGGATCTCTGGTGAAAATATCCCTCAAGAAAAGGATATTCCAGATTGCCCCTGTGGTGCCAAGAGAATATTTGAATTCCAG GTCATGCCTCAGCTGCTCAACTACCTGAAGGCCGACACTCTGGGCAGGAGTGTCGATTGGGGTGTTGTGGCTGTCTTCACCTGTGCTGAAAGCTGCAGACTGGGGATTGGCTACACAGAGGAATTTGTCTGGAAGCAAGATATAACAGATACACCCTAA